AGCTGACCTAACCGTGTGCAACCGTAATAGCTAAGCTGAAGTTCATTCTAAGAGTCAATAGATATTTGCAGAATCGGTGATAAAATGGGTTTAGGGTTGAGAAACTTCACTGAGAGAAACAATAATGGACAACCTGTCCTGGACACTGAGAATGGGGAGGAACTCATGCACATGCAGCGTGGTGTGGACCTTGTGCTTGCCAACCTCCCTCCCATCTCCTCCGGCACACTCTATATTACTACCAAGTAACTAAATCACTTGTTATTTTCCATAGCTCTTTCCTTCCTTTTCCAGTTACATACTCAATTTTACTAAACATCACAATCTGGTGACTTTGTTGCGGGCAAGTGATATGGCTCAGCGATGTAGACAACACCAAGGGATATGCTATTGATTTCTTGTCTATTTCCCTCCATGCCGTCTCAAGAGACCCAGATGCCTACCCCTATCCTTGTTTATACACCCAGGTATCACCTAttatttcttaattaatgtGTTACAGTTTAGTCGTtttgttattttcaaatctCTGACTAGTAGGGCGCTTCCTGAAGATTGACACTAATGCTGAAGAGGATGGTTCCGAAAGCTCCGACTCTGAATCCAGTGACATACAGGATTTATCCAGGATCACAGAGATGAGGCTTATCCCCTCTGATCCTTCTCAATGTATGTTACCAATTTACACTTTGGTACTTTTCTTGTTGATAGATTATTAGTTTGTTACTCCGGGGTTTGCTTATATGTATTTTTTGCAGTGGATACTTTGTTTCAAGTATTCTGTGAGTGTGCAGAGCTTAATCCAGAACCAAATGATGGTTAGCGCTAACCTCCCATACTGTTATTAATActctgtttttactttttactccTTTCTGAGTTGTTTGTGCTgatattattcttttagaggaAGGAGAAGAGCATGATTGGGTTTTCAGTGCTGATCAGATGGAAGGGGAAGAGGAAGGTATATGTGGGGCTTTTTAccttgtttattaaaatttggaaAGGTTTGATCCCGTAGATTGTTCTAGTTTTTACGTTGCTAAAGATTTTCATTTTCCCCCAGAGGAAGAAGGTTATATCTCTGCTAATCCACCGAACTCTCTTGGTCAGTCAAATGGACATCATGATCTAGCTCGTACAGTACTTGAGGTTGGTTGCTCTTCCTCATAGTTCCCTATCCACTTTTGTTTGTGCAGTCTCACATTCTGACATATAATCCTGCAACTTCTCTTGTGATTAAGTTTCTGCAAATTCAGTTATGGATACTTAAAAGTTGTCTATTACTATTTTATGTCTAACCTTCAAAGTTTCTGTAAATTCAGTTATGGATACTTTAGGTTATTTGTTAATTGTGCTTTCTCTTTCATTTTGGTggttgtttttatttttccttttatatgGTGTTATGCTTGAGTCTTGATCTACTGAGTCTCTTGAATCAATTTTAAAACTTGCAGATTAATTGTTCATCTCTTAATATGGAATAATTATCATTTGCTTTCTGTTTTAACACATTCAAACTAGAACTTCATTCTTTTCTTGCCTAAAATCCTTTAGAGTGTTGTTTGGATagagtattttaaaatttttgaagaatttAAAATATTGTGTAACTAAATTGATGTAATTCTGAAATGTCTTGTTTGTGCAACAACAAAagatgatatatatatatatgtatcaaGTTTGAGAACAAATTTTTTGTCCATCAAGTTTTAAAAGAAGAGATAATGGAAGAATTTTGAGAATTCCCTCTCTTATGggatattttaatttctttatttaaaCTAAACAAAATTACTCTATAAGATACTTTTGTAAGTTGTAAAATTCTTTCTATTAATATCCAAACAGCATTTCCAATGAAAGAATTTAAAAGCCTCTTAGAGAATACATTTCGTCCTCCaaatgctttattcgaagacaCTCTTAGTTCTGCCACTTCAGCACTGTAGGTTATTGTTAAAGAGTTTCCTCATTAATTCCAGATTATCAAGAGGTACAGTAGCATATAATTAACAATTAGAGTAGTAAGGCGTGAAAGATAGAAGTTAGGGTAGAGAAAGGTTGAGGTATCAATGTGACACTCTCAAGAAGTATTATTCAGAAAAGAAGGATGAAGAATGAGTTATGAAAAAAGATTAATTTGGCATTCGAGAGGCCAAACACTCCACTAAATAGTCACTCCACTTATTCCCTGCCTAAAAGCTTTTCAGCTTTCTTATTTATAATATCAAAATTCTAACTACTTCCCTAAACATGTGGAATAACAACAATTTGAAGTTGTTAATCAGTTACGTGTTTTCCCCTCCTTTTATAAGTAAATTTAAAAGGAGTTAGATTTCGATTTTGTCCCTCTTGGTTTGTTACAGTTATTGAATGGTCTGTGATATAGGGAGAGACTAGGTCAGGAGAGAAGACGTCAGTTGTGTTTAAATTGTTTAAATGTTTGTTGCTATTGCAAACATCATGAAccttgttttgttttgtttccttACTTTTTTTTAGTATCTAGAACAAATTAGGTTACTATATACTATTTGGATCAAGTACCCTTTTGTGAATTCTAATTAAAGGAGAACCTTAGGCATGACCTGAATATtaatgtaaaattcattgcaTTTTATGATAATCTATTAAATATTAAGGAGTTTGTAATGTGTTTCTCTGTACCGGAATCCTTATCTATTCTCATGACTTGTGAGGCTTTAATGCTTCATATTGATGATTTTGTATTTGCTTATTTCCGAAGTAACTGGTAGAGGAGCCGGGGAGGAAAGAAGAGTGGTTATGGCAAATTGTCGATCAGTTATATAAGAAACCCATGTTCAGTACcagattttaaatttgtttcaaAATTATCCCTTATTTATATTAAGTTTAATTGATTGCAGCTTCATATCAACGATCAGCGTTTTGAGGATGCAGAAGAGATGGAGCACGGTGAGGATGGCACCCATAATTGAGTGGCTGTGTTTAGCCGAACATAGCATATGAACTGTTGGTTATGTTATGTAAATTAGTATGAAAATCCAATTAGGGGATTATATACTTTTGATAATTGATGGACAATTATGCGCGACTAATGAATTTTGTTTCATGTTTAGAATGATGAAAGTGCTTTGAAAGTGTTAGGGTAACAATATTAAGCCCCCTCTTAGTGGTGAGCTGTGAGTAGATTTGTGTTAAGTCGTGGTTGATGATTGGTTTAATTTAAATAAGAGAAAGTCTATGAGGCCAGTACTTCTATTAAAATTTGGTCAGCACTTAACCATCAAGAGAAAAGTAAATAATCTCATATCATTAGATGAAatttcacaccattaaaaatactaacaaTGGCTAAATGATGGTTACAAATCACAAAACTTGCAGATTTCCTATTATATTACAATATTGATTTCTGAATAACAGCATTATcctattgtattttatttttaattaacaacAATGTTTAACcgttaaaattaaataaacaatcAAATgtcatttataaaataaaatgggAAAAAATGTGTCATTTTAAAGTTAGTATCAACTTCGTATAGGTTGACTTAAACTAGACTAATCAATTTGTTGATTAATTTTCGATTAATTCGGTGTTGAAGGCCGCGGTGACTGGAGAGGTTTTCAGTGCCATATGCCTATGATATTCCATATCATCGATCATATCACCATTCATAAAAGTCGTACTACCAATTGGTAATTGAGAAGCAAATTGCAACATAATcactttttaaataaaattatatccTTAACGATTTATTTAACccaaaaaaagttgaaaaaataGCATTACTCTACATTGTCATATCTGCCATCTAATCTTGATCGGGAAATTATACATCGGTCATCAGTATTTATGATatcagaaacaaaaaaaaaatcagcagTTAAGAAACAAGGGGATCTGAGTAAGCCTGCAATAAATACATGGTACACGATACGATGACTTACTTGAAAGAAAAACATTGTACACCAGGCTAAGGCCAAATAGCCAATGCTAGTTTCACTTTTCACTAGGTGTTGTCGCTAAGGGATTCTTTTTTACTCCACCCGAAGATCCTTTCTGGCAAACCTGGTTCTCAGTCATTACTGGTGGATTGCATGTATCTTTTATTCAAACCACAACATGAGAACTATGGCCGCGCAAAATATTTAACATTTGATAAGCATTTTAATCATTCATAAAAGCATACCATGGAACCCGATTTAAAAGGAGTTGTATCATTACAGGAAAATATTGATGCATCTGAGGGCTTATGAAAAAGTAAGTGTGCTATAGACCGATCAATGGGATTTGTTTTAGTTTCCACATCCATGAACCCAATATACCTGAATAGAGTAAAGTGTTATACcagttttaaatattttcagCAAAACACCAATATTCCATATATATTAGAAGCTAAGATCTAGAAATCTAGAATGgactataaatattttttaacgaTATTATATCTGAAAATTTATTCTCAATATTAGTTACAAATGATATTGTCCTATTACCTAGTGTTATTTCAGTTCACATATTcatcaatattttatttttcacataTCAATATAGCATTctcatgaataaaataaaaactactcTACAGTACAAAGTAAGTGCAAGGATGAGCAGATAACTAAACTACTCTAGGGGAACAACATGTCAATGTGTATGCAGTGAATGTTTAGTGCCACGAAAATATATATCTGATTATGAAGAATGAATAATGCAGGTGATACCTGTCTGCACCCTGTGTCATTAATGCTTTTCGGGTTTCAATATCATCACCAAGTTGACCATTCACATTTGCATCTGTATGtctttgttcattattcttAGCTAATCGGTACAAACTGTCCCTTATACATAGTTTAGTTCTTATATCCAACTGCATTCAAGTGAATTGATTATAAGTTTATAATCAATGAAGCGGAAGACTTTCAACAAGGGTAGAtagataagattttcttagcATTCACAACATGGGACattctcttttttctcttccctttttatAGTTTTGTTCCCATCTTTTTCAATATATTCCGTATCTCACCACCCATAGTAACAACCAACTTAATTCAGACTATAATACTTGAAAATAGGATAAGCACCATATTTCCAGCATCCACATGGCTAAGCATAATTAGGATGCTATGTTAACACCTACACGATAAAATCTTTCATTATGACAAACCATAAGTTAAATGCATGAcatgttaatttttaattcattgCCTAGGAGACACTATCGcaaaaacacaagaacaaaCTTCGGCATCAGAAAATATTCAAATACCTGATCCATGTCTTGTTGGAGTTGCCGAAAGTAAGTTGCTTTAAGTCAGATTTCATCCAAAGCTGAGCTCATGGATGGGCTTTCTTGAGCATTTGAAGAATCAATTTCCTGTAAAAATCCAATGCTAACTCCTCCAACTGATGACCTACCCGCTGGTCTGAACCTGGACTTGGAAGCGATGTCATGTGACTAGCCATAT
This sequence is a window from Arachis stenosperma cultivar V10309 chromosome 10, arast.V10309.gnm1.PFL2, whole genome shotgun sequence. Protein-coding genes within it:
- the LOC130957922 gene encoding chloride conductance regulatory protein ICln-like isoform X1 yields the protein MGLGLRNFTERNNNGQPVLDTENGEELMHMQRGVDLVLANLPPISSGTLYITTKQVIWLSDVDNTKGYAIDFLSISLHAVSRDPDAYPYPCLYTQIDTNAEEDGSESSDSESSDIQDLSRITEMRLIPSDPSQLDTLFQVFCECAELNPEPNDEEGEEHDWVFSADQMEGEEEEEEGYISANPPNSLGQSNGHHDLARTVLELHINDQRFEDAEEMEHGEDGTHN
- the LOC130957922 gene encoding chloride conductance regulatory protein ICln-like isoform X2, with the protein product MDNLSWTLRMGRNSCTCSVVWTLCLPTSLPSPPAHSILLPMIWLSDVDNTKGYAIDFLSISLHAVSRDPDAYPYPCLYTQIDTNAEEDGSESSDSESSDIQDLSRITEMRLIPSDPSQLDTLFQVFCECAELNPEPNDEEGEEHDWVFSADQMEGEEEEEEGYISANPPNSLGQSNGHHDLARTVLELHINDQRFEDAEEMEHGEDGTHN